CCAGCTATGTGCTTTGTTTCCAGCCTAAATCGTTCGATTGGCGTAAGCGCAGCGCGAAGAAGGTACATCCAACCAAACGGTTGACTGGCGTTCCATTCAAAGCAGTCTGCGAACGCCTGAATCAGATAATCCAGTTAGGGTAGCGAGTCTGTAAGAATCCCCGTGGAAGTATCATGGAGCCCATTCCCTTGCGTGAAATCGTCGCACCACAGTGGTAATCAAAGGCGTGCCTGCCGATGTCACACTGGAGATAGGGCGACTCAGGAGATAAAGCCGAGATGCAAGATCGGGAAGTTATTTCGTGCACGTTCCTTATTACCTTGTGGCCACTCTCTCAGGGGGAGATTCGTTACAGCGTGAAAGGTTCATGGACGGGGCCTTTGCCGGCCTGGTCGGCGAACCTGGGCAAGCGCTTGATCAAGTCGCCGAAAATTCATCTTATTGATTCAGGGCTGGCGGCCCATCTTGCCAGCACTAGCTGCCAGACTTTGTTTCGTCACCCGACACTTTTCGGGCATCTGCTTGAGACTTTCGTAGTGAGTGAGCTGCGAAAACAAGTGGGCTGGGCGGATACGCGAGTAAACTTGTTCCACTACCGAACTACTACAGATCAGGGAGTGGATATTCTGCTTGAAGATGCGGTAGGTCGGGTGGTCGGCTTGGAAGTGAAGGCCGCCGCAGCTGTGGGCAAGAAGGATTTCAGCGGCTTTGATGCACTGACGGATAGTTTGGGGGAGCGATTTATGCGGGGAATTGTGCTGTACACTGGTGAGCAGGCCATGTCATTTAGTGATCGCTATGCCGCGTTGCCGGTCAGTGCATTGTAGCGAATAACGGCATAATAGCTCA
This portion of the Gammaproteobacteria bacterium genome encodes:
- a CDS encoding DUF4143 domain-containing protein — encoded protein: MQDREVISCTFLITLWPLSQGEIRYSVKGSWTGPLPAWSANLGKRLIKSPKIHLIDSGLAAHLASTSCQTLFRHPTLFGHLLETFVVSELRKQVGWADTRVNLFHYRTTTDQGVDILLEDAVGRVVGLEVKAAAAVGKKDFSGFDALTDSLGERFMRGIVLYTGEQAMSFSDRYAALPVSAL